Part of the Chelmon rostratus isolate fCheRos1 chromosome 13, fCheRos1.pri, whole genome shotgun sequence genome is shown below.
AAAACACTACAGTTTCAAAACTGAATTAACCCTTATTAATCTTCACATGGTTAATTGCCATGTTAATGCCATATTGTTAATGCCATATTTGACCATTTCTTTCATTAgtgattttgatcatttttatgtCTGTGAAATGATGTTCATATTGACTCTAGTAATTGTAAACTTTGCGTTTCTATTCAGTTTACTGAGAGGCTGTTGTACACTTTGAAGCATTTGTGTTCGGTGTTTTTCCCCTCTTAAATTAAGGCTCTAAtgaggtgtttttctttgtctttgctgtcttGCAGGAATATTAACTCTAGGCTTTTCTAGACCAGGGGCCTACAACATCCTCCTCTAAAACTAGAACGACCTCAGTGCCGGTGGATAACCCCCTCCGCAGCACGACTAATGAATTTGACCTGACGGTGGATACTACAGCTTCCATCCAGACAGCAAACCAAAGCAGAGCATTTCCATTGCTCCTTCTTTGTTAATTAAATCCATAACTTTGACTATTTGTGTTGCCTTTTTTGGGAGGATTCATAGAgctgtgagattttttttttgaataatcTGGTAAAATGGGTCCTGGAATGGAAGCAGCGGACATAGCTGTGGTAGCACTGTATTTTATCCTAGTGCTAGTCATTGGGTTTCTTGCAATGTGGAAAGCCAATCGCAGCACTGTGAGTGGCTACTTCCTGGCCGGACGCTCCATGACGTGGATTGTGATAGGTGCATCGCTCTTCGTCAGCAACATTGGCAGTGAACATTTCATAGGCCTGGCTGGGTCAGGAGCAGCAAGTGGCTTTGCTGTTGGAGCATGGGAATTCAATGCACTTCTACTTCTGCAGCTGCTTGGCTGGGTGTTTGTCCCAGTGTATATCCACTCGGGAGTCTACACCATGCCTGAGTACCTGTCGAAACGCTATGGTGGGAACAGGCTAAAGGTCTACTTtgcctttttgtctgtgttactTTACATTTTTACCAAGCTGTCGGTGGACTTGTATGCTGGAGCACTCTTTATTCAGGAGTCCCTGGGGTGGAACCTTTATTTGTCTATCGTCCTGCTTATCAGTATGACTGCACTCCTCACTGTCACTGGTGGATTGGTGGCAGTAATGTACACGGATGCACTTCAGGCAGTGTTGATGATTGGTGGAgccctaaccttaaccaccATCAGCCTAGTCAAAGTTGGTGGGCTAGAGGGTGTCCGAAATAAGTATATGCAGGCAGTTCCCAATGTTTCCGCGATAATGGCTTCTGGAAACTTCACCTATTCTCCTTCCTGTCGCATTGAGCCTAAACCAGACTCGCTACGCATCCTTCGAGGTCCCCTGGATGAAGACATCCCATGGCCAGGCTTCATTCTTGGCCAGACCCCTGCATCTATTTGGTACTGGTGTGCAGACCAGGTCATTGTTCAGAGAGTACTAGCAGCTAAAAACATTGCTCATGCTAAGTGCTCTACACTTATGGCTGGATTTCTCAAGATTCTGCCCATGTTTCTAATAGTCATTCCAGGAATGATCTCTCGCATCTTGTTTGCAGACGAGATTGCCTGCATTGGGCCAGAGCATTGTATGGCTGTCTGTGGTTCTCAGGCCGGCTGCTCAAACATTGCCTACCCGCGGCTGGTCATGGCAGTGATGCCTGTGGGACTCAGGGGTCTGATGATGGCAGTTATGATCGCTGCTCTGATGAGTGATCTGGACTCGATCTTCAACAGTTCAAGCACCATCTTCACACTGGACATCTACCAGACTTTTCGAAGGAAGGCATCTCAGCGCGAGCTGCTGATTGTGGGTCGCATATTTGTTGTGTTGATGGTGGGAATCAGCATTGCCTGGGTCCCTGTTATTATTGAAATGCAAGGTGGACAGACATACCTCTACATCCAGGAAGTTGCTGGCTACCTCACTCCACCAATTGCCGCCCTCTTCTTGCTAGGTGTGTTCTGGAAACGGTGCAATGAGAGAGGTGCATTTTGGGGAGGCATGACAGGTTTCACACTTGGTACCCTACGACTGATCCTAGCCTTCATTTACCGCCAGCCTCGCTGTGACCAGCCAGATGATAGGCCTGCCTTCATTGTCGATGTACACTACATGTATTTTGCCGCTGGGCTGTTCTGGATTTCAGGATTGGTGGCGGTGGTGGTCAGCCTCTGCAACTCTCCGCCAGACGAGGAGCAGGTTCGCACCACCACAGTCTGGGGCCTCCGCAGCGTTGAAATGATTCCCATGAAGGACCAAGAGGAAATGCACAGGCTGACTGAGAAAAGCCATAGTAATGGTGATGGAAGCCTCCATAAAGAAATGCCCCCAGATGTCAGAAAGGAGAGGTGTTTGGATGGGGTGAATGTCAGACTCCTGGTCCCATCGACTGACCATGACCCAGCCACACCTAGTACAGAGACGACCCCTGCCACCACCCCTGCGGAACAATTTGGCAATGTAAGGATGGAGATGATCAGAACTGAGGACGGCTACCATGGTAATGGGGAGACTAACAGATGTATGCGTTCAATGGAATGGTTTTGTGGATGTAAGGAAGGAGCACAGAGTGCACAGCAGAAAGTAGCACAGGAGGACGCAAGAGTCATCGCAGAGATGCTGTATGAGCCACCTAGAGTTAAATTTCTCCTCAACTTGGGTCTGGTATTCGTCTGCACTGTGGGCAtcttcatgtttgtttatttctcacTGTAGCTGAACCCTGCACTGAACTAATGGGGACTGGAGTGAGGGCTTTTATTTAGATGGAAGTTACAGGGGGGTTGGAATCTTCAGAGATTTGAGAAGCTCTGTCTGTAATATTTACAGTTGTCTTTTGTAGCTCTCTAACAGGGATGTAAGCATATTctcatcatttttaaatgattaaagctTCTCCTTATGAGAAAAATTATACTCTTTTATGACTATGAAGCTTATTTGGCACTGGTGTGTCCATTTTGTTCAGCGCTTGTTGTTAGCTAATCCTGCATTTAGAATATCTACCAGGATTTTCAGAATTGTTCTCaaagttaatttaatttttgCCTTATATATGCACTCGTCCTTTTTTTGTATGGTGAATATGTATTCTatgatttgagcttttttttccccctctcttgtTGACAGTTTGGTTTAGCCTTGTGGAGGTACTTTATCAAAAACCAAGCTTACAGCAAATATTTGGTATTCAGAATGTGTACGTGTTTTGCAGCAACggaaatgaagaaaagaagcacaagattggattttttttcatcctAAAAGACGATAAGCTCAAAATAGTATGGTACTTTCGATTGGCTGTTCAATTTGTTGTCACTGTAAGGGATTTTATATAATGCGTTTtctactgtgtttttgtttgatcaGTTTTTGTGGCTGTATTCTGTGTTACATTTCAAAGCCAACATGCAGCTTTATACGCACTACTATTGTATCGTAACAAAAAGCCACAAGTACCAATGCTCATCTTTCTGTATCAATTTATATTTTATGCATATCTCACTTTGTTTGTTGAAAAGTGTGTcgatttgtttttcttatttcatcATATGTACAATATAATTCAGGGTTCACTGGATCACCCACTACACTATACATTTCTTCTATATACATTTCTTCTATATTAGACTATCTCTTGTGTATCTACTGTGTGTCAATGTACATTTAGTGCGTCTTTTATAAACCTCTTACCAAATGTGTCTTAGTGTGCTATggtaaagtgaaaaaaaagtcagactaagaaaacacaaaataagagtTCACGGCCTGAAAATGTTGTGCAGTGAATACCACATCTGTTAAAAGCCATTTGATAAAACAGCTTTGTCATGTAGTACATTTTCAGTTAGCTGAAAGCCGCTGGCCTTGTGAATTGTCATTATTTTCCACTTTGTAAGGTGTCCAGACATCAACATCCTCACTCCCAGAATACAACAACATTAAGACAAactttgtgtttatgtattttggAATTTGAGTTTTGAACGACCTCATTTCAAAACGTCAGCGTCATAATGTGGCAGGCCAATCCTAATGTCAGGCACAAATGATGCATAAGATATGGAGGGTTGATAAGTGATGATTGCTCTATGGGAAAgagctttaaaaatgttttctttctgagagaatatatgttgtttttttatggattttatttttagagactgaaaataaagtttctgTAGAGACAAAAGGACAAATGTGTACTCATTCTTTATGTTTTGACTACTTTCTTGCTGCAGTGGCTAACGTAAAGTCAGTCTTGCTAAACGTTAAAATCCATTTGCAATACAGTGTAATTTTAATGTGCTTCTGATCACTTGCAAAGTTAGATGATTTGTTGACTGGTGTATTAAAGAATGTTGCAGCACCAGAAACATTCTTCATTGATCATGTGATTAGCAGCTGGTTCCAGGTTCTAAGAAGTCTTTGTGTCTGCtttaatgaaaatgcaaattgaTTTAAATTCAGACCAGAATAGCTGTGGACTCAGCTTTGTGGTTATATATTGGTATGgatattcatttttaacaacTCCTGAATAACTGCTTTATTTGTCAGCAATATGTTGCAACATGTTCCTGCATGTTAAGATGGATTGTTTTCAAAACTCTAGGTATGAAGGAGTTCAGACTGGGCTTGGGTAGTAACAAAATTTCCCTCTCCTTCAGTGTTTGCTATATATTTTCGGGCTTTCTGTTATTGTTGACAAGGGTTACATAAACCTCAGAAGGCTTTATTAATCTGCTCAGAGCCAGAGGAGGATTGGGTGATTCCGGGCTTCATTACACAAGATTCAACCAATCAAAAAACCAGGATCAGTGGCTTACAAATCTCCACTTCTTATCAGTTTGGCTACATCCATTTATCCTCTGTTGACCAAACCTCATGTCTCTGTAACTCTCCATAACTAAGTAAGAGCGGGTTAAAAATTACCTTgtgaaaatacactttaaaatTTAATGCCAACATGCAAAATAC
Proteins encoded:
- the slc5a3b gene encoding sodium/myo-inositol cotransporter, whose protein sequence is MGPGMEAADIAVVALYFILVLVIGFLAMWKANRSTVSGYFLAGRSMTWIVIGASLFVSNIGSEHFIGLAGSGAASGFAVGAWEFNALLLLQLLGWVFVPVYIHSGVYTMPEYLSKRYGGNRLKVYFAFLSVLLYIFTKLSVDLYAGALFIQESLGWNLYLSIVLLISMTALLTVTGGLVAVMYTDALQAVLMIGGALTLTTISLVKVGGLEGVRNKYMQAVPNVSAIMASGNFTYSPSCRIEPKPDSLRILRGPLDEDIPWPGFILGQTPASIWYWCADQVIVQRVLAAKNIAHAKCSTLMAGFLKILPMFLIVIPGMISRILFADEIACIGPEHCMAVCGSQAGCSNIAYPRLVMAVMPVGLRGLMMAVMIAALMSDLDSIFNSSSTIFTLDIYQTFRRKASQRELLIVGRIFVVLMVGISIAWVPVIIEMQGGQTYLYIQEVAGYLTPPIAALFLLGVFWKRCNERGAFWGGMTGFTLGTLRLILAFIYRQPRCDQPDDRPAFIVDVHYMYFAAGLFWISGLVAVVVSLCNSPPDEEQVRTTTVWGLRSVEMIPMKDQEEMHRLTEKSHSNGDGSLHKEMPPDVRKERCLDGVNVRLLVPSTDHDPATPSTETTPATTPAEQFGNVRMEMIRTEDGYHGNGETNRCMRSMEWFCGCKEGAQSAQQKVAQEDARVIAEMLYEPPRVKFLLNLGLVFVCTVGIFMFVYFSL